GCCTCTTGCTCGCCGACTGCGCCCGGAAGGGGGCGCGGCTGTGGGTGCTCATGAACGCCGAGGCGGCCGCCTCCGAGCTCCGGGTCGTGATGGGGTCCGTCGCGACGGCGGTGGACGCGCTGCCGgatggcgcggccgcggcgtccgCCGAGGCGCGGGAGCTCGCGGGGCTGGCGTCCGCGCACGCgtggcgcgccgcgccgcggctgcGGCCGGACCCGGAGGACgcccgcgcggcgcggggcgtgCGCTCGGTGCTCGCGCGGTTCGCGGGCggcgccacgcccgacgccgaGGACGCCCAACACGTTCTCGACCGCGTCGGCGCCGCTACCTGGTCCGGCTGCGCCGAGGAGGCGGCGTTCCTGGAGGCCGAGCTGCTCGAGCGCCTggagaccggcggcgaggacgacaaCGACCTCGTGCTCATCGGCGGCCTCCTGGCGTTCCTCGTCTACTGCCGCGTCGTCTTGTTCGACCGCATTGACGATCCCAGCAAGGCCgtggcgacggcgccggcgaccagGCCGCCGGCCAGGTGCGCGGCGTGGATCAACCCGGAGGCGCTGCAGTGCCCCATCACGCTGGAGCTGATGACCGACCCGGTGACGGTGGCCACCGGCCAGACGTACGACCGCGCGCCCATCAAGAAGTGGATCAAGAGCGGGTGCCGGACGTGCCCCGTCACCGGCGAGCGGCTCCGGAGCGCCGAGCTCGTGCCCAACGTCGCGGCGCGCGGGATCATCGAGCAGCTGCTCCTCAGCCGGGGCATCCCGCTACAGGAGCCCAGCGGCAAGCACCGGTTCGCGGTGGACAAGACCGCCACGCCgttcggcgcggccgcggccggcggcgtgcggctcGCCGCGGCGTTCCTCGTCGCGAGGCTGTCCAGGGGCACGCCCGAGCAGCAGAAGAAGGCGTCGTACGAGGCCCGGAAGCTCTCGAAGCGGAACGTCTTCTACCGGGCGTGCCTCGTGGAGGCCGGCGCCGTGCCGTGGCTGCTCCACCTGCTCTCCTCCGGGGACGCGTCCGTGCAGGACAACGCCGTGGCGGGCCTCCTGAACCTGTCCAAGCACCCTGCCGGGCGGCGGGCGCTGGTGGAGTCCGGCGGGCTGGGGCTCATCGTGGACGCCGTGAGCGTCGCCGCCAGGGTGGAGGCGCGGCAGAACGCGGCGGCCGTGCTGTTCTACCTGTCGTCGAACCCGGAGTACTGCGAGGAGATCAGCCGCATCCCGGAGGCGATCCCGACGCTGGTGCACCtggcgcggggcggcgcgtACCGCGGCCGCAAGAACGCGCTGGTGAGCCTGTACGGGCTGCTCCAGTGCGCGGACGCGCACGGCCGGCGccgtggcggcgctcgcggGCCTGCTGCTgggctcccccgccgccgccgaaggcgACGACCTCGCCCTGGACGCCGTCGCGCTGCTCGCGAGGATCgcggagcagccgggcggcgcgcgcgccgtcGCGGCGAGCTCGGAGCTGGTGACCCGGCTCGTGGACTTCCTCGGCGAGTCGGCGTCGCGGTCCGCCAAGGAGCACTGCGCGTCGCTGCTGGCGTCGCTGGGCCGGCACGGCGGGGACAGGGTGCTGGCGCTGCTGGGCAAGCTGCCGGGCCTGATGCCGGCGCTGTACGCGCTCATCGCCGACGGGACCCCGCAGGCGGTCAAGAAGGCGCGCTGGCTGGTGAACGAGATCCACCGGCACTACGAGCAGCgccaggcgccggcggccgcgcgggcgccggcgcccggcgaCCACCGCGTCATCCGCGTATAGCCGTGTTACGTACATAGCACACACGAGCTCGTCGTCAGTCACGCGCTGTACATTTGTTCTTCGCCGGCTCGAGTTTTTCGAAGAGCCAGGACGGATTTCGGCATTGTTTCGTCGTGAGATTTGTGAATACAAACGAAATTGTACAGGGAATAGTTTGAAACTTGTAAGTTGGTTTTGTGAGTTGTGGTAATGAAAATCCAGGGATGTACAGAGGACAGTTTCTGCGTGGTTCGTCATATTGTACTCCAAATagcgtttttttttaaaaaaaggattTGGCAGATGGGAGTGGCAGGCAGGCACGTCGTGTGAGTGTGAGACTTGCGATAAGCAGAGGAGGAGTCTTCTCCCGGCAAAGGATGGCGGTGATGGCATCTAGGACGGCGTATTCAAATGCCTGCAGGTTGCTTGGCTGATTTGGTGCTGCTTGCCATTTGCAGTTTCGCAGGGGCCAAGCAAGCAGCTGCTTCGATCTCTTTGCTTTTTGTCTGTCATGTGTCTCAGTGCAAGTAAGCATATCAACATTCTCAAGCATGGATGCGTGTGCCACGTAACTGTGCCGCTGCTTCCCCGAGTATGCAAGAAATGTGTTTTGCAGTAGCAACATTAACCGCGCTGAAACTCTGAAAGAAACGCAGAAGCAGTGAGCGTGGTTCTGGCACTGGCCTTGTGGATGCCTTTAGATCCTATATTGAACATGAGGCAGCAGAATTAGCCCGTCTAGCTCAGTCGGTAGAGCGCAAGGCTCTTAACCTTGTGGtcgtgggttcgagccccacggtgggcgtttggttttctttttttactttTGCTCCCAATCAGTATATTTGGTTTTTCAACTGAAAGTTCAGTGTCCTCTGCCGTTGAATTTGAGTTTTGTAATGAAAAATTGCATGCTTGAGGGTGAGAGCCCTATGGTACCTGACATTTCCTTGGCCTCAGTTTTCCAGTTTCCATTTCTGAAGCCTGAATCTAAGATGCCTATTGGGTATCATGGCAATTTTACTCGGTAGAATCTATAAGAAGTAAATAGTTAATACGAAGTTATGGATCAAAGGTGTAATGCCTGCATGTTTAATAAGCTTCCAGTGGATTATTTTTAGCACGTAACATTGTTTTGCGACTTGTAAGTAACTTTTGTTGTGCATGATTGGCTCCACTAGAATCCATTAAATTCTGCGACGATATGTCTGGAGTTGGAAGTACAATTGAACCTGTGGATGGAAGAACTTCGGTTGCAACAGAAACCTCGCTACCTGTGAGTTGTGAGCTACGGAGTAGAGTGGAGTGGATGCATCAAGACCTAACCTCACCAGCAGGCCGGCAGCCGAGACCTCTCACAGCTGAAAGCCTgaataaaaaaaaacaacaagtCATGagggtttttttatttaaaaagaaaatcaagtATTTCCAAGGAAGATAGAAAACAAATCAAATCAATAAGTTttggagagaagaaaaaaaacaaatcaagAAGAGAACTCAGGCTGCATGCAGCACACCGGCAGCTTCCTCCGGGCTGCTGGTGCCTGCATGCCTGCAGTTCCATGAGAAAATCAGCGGCAGAGGAGCACGATCAGATGCACACTGTCGGCTGTCGCGACTCGCGGGCCGGTTGATGATGGGCGTGCGAATCATTGGGGCCTCGTGATAATGCTGCACTTGTTTACCCAGCCCAGCGTCCATCAACTTAATAGAATGGACGTCGCCAACATCAAGGGGTGTTAATTATAGTGTGGACACTACACTGCTACATGTTTAATGAATGTGTGATGGATGTCTGATATATTctcacaatatatatatatatatatagataagcAAACTGAAACTCAGTACTAGTTAATGGTTTACAAAATATCATCTTATAGTAGTTGGCCTGTCGTGGTCTGAACTCTGAATAATGCGTTCTTAACTCCCTAGTGCTTCATTCCCTTTGGTTTTTCAGAAATCCTCGTGTCACCATTTCTTTGTCAGCTTGACAACACACCGACAGGTAGCGCGTTGCAGCTTAAATTTGAAGAGCACCATCAACACGTGGTTTGAGGGGGGATTTTTCTTTTCAATGTCGTTTATGAAGTATATATCGTCAACTGAAGACCGTTCCTTCCAAAAACGACTCCCTATACTATGACATACGCTACATGTCCCAGTTTGGGTCAGACCAAAATTTTGAAGAAAGAAAATGGTTTTAAATGACACGCTGAATCTGAAATTCTAAATGCATGCAGCATGCTGAATGAACTCATAAAGCTTAGACCATCAACGTCCATTTTTTAAGAAATAGCAAGCAGTGCAACATTTTCGAGAATATCTTCCTCAAATAATGCTCTCGCTCTTCCCCAAAGAATCAAACATCGCTTTGATCTGGAGATGATGGAGGAAACAAAAATGTCCACAAGCCTTGCTTGCTGAACTGAAGGTAGAAGTGTCAGTGAGTACACCCGAGCTATAtatatttcatttttatttaaCGCGACGTGATTATAATTATACTGACATCTCCTTTGCTACTCCTAGCTGGACATCTTTGCTTAGGAGATTTTAAAAAAACCCTTCTTATTTATGGAaagaatgcatccaaattccaaatacaaagaaaaatcacaaatgagagagggagagggagggaaatGGATGAAGGCCCACAAAAAAAGGAAGAAGGCCCACAAAAATATTCCTATTCTCTTTTGGACGGGCAAAAGCAAGCTGGCCCATATTCTTACCTCGTTTGTACAATTTTGATTCTTCTCCACGCAAATTTTGAGCACAACAAATCAACTCATTAGCTGTGCCCCAATCTTAGAGGATGACTAATAGAAAAGCTCCTGCTGGGTGTCGTGTCTGTATACTATGGGGTTGTTTGCttccagggactttttttttttaagtcTCTGGAAcgttttagtatttagaagtattaaataaaagttaattataaaactaactgcagaaccctggggctaaattgcgagacgaatctaatgaggtatattaatttatgattagcggatggttactgtagcatcaatgtagcaaattatgaattaattaggctcattagattcgtctcgcgaaaaagcactcagctgtcagaaaatatttataaacagattttatttaatactataaaataataagattccttttgatgtgatagggacttctgaaaaaagtttggtTCCAAATAGGCCTTATATAGATGGGATCCACTAAAGACCATTTACTTTTATTTATCTGCGACCACGTTAAGCAACATCACTTCTATTTTCATTACCATCACATCATAGGTGTCCTCTAAAATCCATCCTTCCATGTATCATCCCCCTCATTCTCCCCTAGCATCAACCATAATGATCATAATCCTTCACTAGCTTCATCCATAATGATCATAACTCGAGTGCCACTACAACTGGCTTTTTTGCTCATCATCTGACTTCTATACTCCCTTCCTGCAACTATAAAACACACCCAGCCTCTCAtagtttataaaaaaaaaactcttgcaAATCCTGTAGCAACACGTGGAGAATCACCGAGTATATACGATTGCCATGTCATCAACAGTCTAATAGCCCACCCATATAATGATTTGTCATAGACACATACGAAACCATTGATGTATACATCTTACTATACTTGCTCTTAGTTCCGATCATGTGTTTCAGTGTCACATTTAAGGATGCAAGTGGGGTTATTTATAAAACCACATTCAAATGTAGGTCAAATTTCTTCTTTAGTTATGCTCAATGCAAGCTCCCAAAATTATTGTACTCGAGAGTTTAAGACACATATTCTCCTAAGCTTATAGCCAACCCCAAAGTTCCAAATTTCAACGAAAATAGGACATTATTTGACCTGTGAAATAAGAGTCGATGGTTCCTACGTAAGTTACACTTGGAAAAAAATCTCAACCTAAGCATAAGGTTAAAACTAAAATCTGatagttgtttttttttccaaacaaaGCGTGATCCGATAATCTCTTATCGAAAGCTTGATGAAGCTCTGGAGTCAGGACGCGTACACATCAATCTTGATAGATTGCAGCGACATGGCTACCTCCCTTCAGTCACACTCACTAGCTCTCTCCCTAAAGTCAGGATGGTGGCCAGGCCAGGGTTTTGTTGCTGTCATATCCTCTGTGCAGTATCTCCCCGTCGGACGTCTCTACCGAAAGCGAGTGCTCATATGATTGGATTGGAGTGTTGGACAATTCGCTAGCTTGGGGTTACTTATTCCCCTTTAGCCCATTAGCACATACAAGTAAATGTTCAGTATTTGCATAGCCACCAAAATGTTATCAATTTTTCTGATGGCAGATTTGCCTACATAACAAGTTTAGTGTATGGCTTCATGGACCCCAGCATGTTGTTATTCATGAATTTTATGATATATGCATTGATGAATAAACCAGCATAGAAACTCTTGAAACAAAACAATAGGCCTGCTATTGCACAACAAGTCAACATGTCCACTCATCCAACCTTTCAACTCTCATGTTCAAAACATATTATTATATGTGAACACATAAAATCTTCAAAAACGTAAACTTACAACACCAGTTCTGTTTCATCACACAAAAACATTTGGCGGAACATAATTAACACAGTAATTATACGGTACAGAAAAGGGTCGAAACCAGGGGAGAACTTGCTCCTTCGCACATGGGGCATGGATCCATCCAGCCATCCACCGATGATCAGTTGTTCCACAACCAGGAGTTCCAGTTGCACAGCTGCGCTTCCTCAGCGCCACGATGGGTGACCCCAACAGCAGCGAACAAGGCATCTGGAAGGTCGAAGCTGCATACCTCATCGCTGATCACGCCACCGTCCTCTTCCTCAGATGAGAGGGTACCGTGGCCGGTACAGTCGCCACTGCTGAGGTGGTCGTCCTTGAGCTGCACCAGCAGCTTCTCAGTGCCTGACGCCACAGTGTGCTCGTCCAGCTGGTCAACCTCTTGGGCAGTGATGGTCGCCGATGGGGATGTATCCTTGCCTTGCAGCTTCTCTGTCAGGGAGATTACCTGTTGGAGACATCGTTAATTGTGTCAGTCCCTTTGATCGATTGAAAAGTATATACCAGGCATTGTGATCTGATCTGATAAATAGGAACCATCAGCACATGTAACCTCAGGGTTTatagttttctatgtgcattaACATTTAAGACAAAGCATGTGACGATCAAATACTTAGGTGGAATGGCAGTGACATGAGTGATAAACCGTGGCAGTAtcctaaggccagtctcagtagGGAGTGTCATCTCACAGTTACCAAGACTGTGA
The Panicum virgatum strain AP13 chromosome 6N, P.virgatum_v5, whole genome shotgun sequence genome window above contains:
- the LOC120678605 gene encoding U-box domain-containing protein 18-like → MPPPGERGQPPRRRRMLALPAVCPCEDIAPAPLLASLLSLAADAAGVQAGALPALRGAAREAVRIAGLLHAFLDAVRGAASGDAHPLPDEAVLGLSELHVALQKLRLLLADCARKGARLWVLMNAEAAASELRVVMGSVATAVDALPDGAAAASAEARELAGLASAHAWRAAPRLRPDPEDARAARGVRSVLARFAGGATPDAEDAQHVLDRVGAATWSGCAEEAAFLEAELLERLETGGEDDNDLVLIGGLLAFLVYCRVVLFDRIDDPSKAVATAPATRPPARCAAWINPEALQCPITLELMTDPVTVATGQTYDRAPIKKWIKSGCRTCPVTGERLRSAELVPNVAARGIIEQLLLSRGIPLQEPSGKHRFAVDKTATPFGAAAAGGVRLAAAFLVARLSRGTPEQQKKASYEARKLSKRNVFYRACLVEAGAVPWLLHLLSSGDASVQDNAVAGLLNLSKHPAGRRALVESGGLGLIVDAVSVAARVEARQNAAAVLFYLSSNPEYCEEISRIPEAIPTLVHLARGGAYRGRKNALVSLYGLLQCADAHGRRRGGARGPAAGLPRRRRRRRPRPGRRRAAREDRGAAGRRARRRGELGAGDPARGLPRRVGVAVRQGALRVAAGVAGPARRGQGAGAAGQAAGPDAGAVRAHRRRDPAGGQEGALAGERDPPALRAAPGAGGRAGAGARRPPRHPRIAVLRT